In Chrysemys picta bellii isolate R12L10 chromosome 3, ASM1138683v2, whole genome shotgun sequence, a single genomic region encodes these proteins:
- the TLR5 gene encoding toll-like receptor 5 isoform X2: protein MLGLYVKWNLVWNQLSCLSSWLFNYHLQHLPVYSKSNITMLHHLVFLLGMSLVTKEIFAFTSCYSDGQIARYYFCNLTEVPPVPNNTVILWLNFNKIRQVNASSFPLLEQLQILEIGTQLVSSVTIGKAAFRNLPNLRNLDLGDNKILHLDPDAFVKLSNVQILRLYHNSLEESILEEDYLRDMISLEYLDLSGNKIKSLRPHRLFYRLKSLQIVDLKNNRIPILCEGNLDSFQGKFFTLFILSLNKLYYPISMDWAKCGNPFKNIALDTLDLGGNGWGVDIIQHFCTAVNGTSIVFLKLSHHIMGPGFGFKNLKDPDQDTFAGLARSGVRLLDISHGFIFSLNPYVFQSLGDLELLNLHNNKINQIQKQAFFGLGNLGTLNLSYNILGELYDYTFEGLQNVMHIDLQQNHIGVIAGNSFRDLRRLKLVDLRDNAIKTLPSFPAMITLHLSDNKLLSVRNQSINATILVLERNRLDNLGDLYILLQVPDVKYILLRQNRLSYCVKSVDVIENNQLVYLDLGENMLKLVWDRGLCLDVFRALSKLEVLHLNNNYLTTLPQDIFSGLTSLNRLNLASNLLSYLSPGVFPESLETLNMSENQLLSPALELFMTLSILDITNNRFFCDCSLNTWTARLNQTNVTLAGSENDTYCILPPFLTRVPLSSVALDGCNEDELQKPLQFSLFIFTSVTLIMFLTAVIIFSHFRGTCFVWYKTIKGAMLKERKQAIDTSAYQYDAYLCYSNRDFEWVQNSLIKHLDSQYSEKNRFTLCFEERDFLPGEEQITNIRDAIWNSRKTICIVTRQFLKDGWCVEAFNFAQSRFFCDLQDVLIMVVVGSLSQYQLMKYKPIRVFVQRSQYMQWPEDHQDVDWFLNNLSHQILKEKKVKKKSSVIEMQTVRTIS, encoded by the coding sequence CATCACAATGTTACATCATCTAGTATTTCTCTTAGGAATGTCACTGGTAACCAAAGAAATATTTGCATTTACAAGCTGCTATTCCGATGGCCAAATTGCCAGGTATTATTTTTGTAACCTCACCGAGGTTCCACCTGTGCCCAATAATACAGTTATACTCTGGCTAAATTTCAACAAAATCAGGCAAGTGAATGCATCCTCCTTCCCTCTGCTGGAACAGTTGCAGATTTTGGAAATTGGAACCCAGCTTGTTTCTTCTGTTACCATAGGGAAAGCAGCTTTTAGGAACCTGCCAAACCTTCGAAACTTAGATTTAGGAGACAATAAGATACTTCATCTCGATCCTGATGCTTTTGTGAAGTTGTCAAATGTACAAATACTCCGGCTATATCACAACAGTCTTGAGGAGTCCATTCTGGAAGAAGACTATCTTCGAGATATGATCTCCTTAGAATATTTGGATCTTTCTGGAAACAAGATCAAAAGCCTTCGCCCTCATCGCTTATTTTACCGTCTAAAATCCTTGCAAATTGTGGACCTGAAAAACAACCGGATACCCATCTTATGTGAAGGAAACCTTGATAGCTTCCAGGGAAAATTCTTCACGTTGTTTATTCtcagtttaaataaattatactACCCAATTTCTATGGACTGGGCCAAGTGTGGAAATCCTTTCAAAAACATAGCCCTGGACACCCTGGATCTTGGTGGCAATGGCTGGGGTGTAGATATAATCCAACACTTCTGCACAGCTGTGAATGGGACTTCAATTGTTTTTTTGAAGCTTAGCCATCACATAATGGGTCCAGGATTTGGCTTTAAGAACTTAAAAGATCCAGACCAAGATACATTTGCAGGGCTAGCAAGAAGTGGCGTTCGCTTACTGGATATTTCACatggttttattttctctctcaatcCCTATGTATTTCAGAGCCTTGGTGATCTGGAATTGCTGAACCTTCACAACAACAAGATAAATCAGATCCAAAAACAAGCATTTTTTGGTCTGGGAAACCTAGGAACTCTCAACCTGTCATATAACATTCTGGGGGAGCTCTACGATTATACTTTTGAGGGGCTTCAGAATGTGATGCATATTGATTTGCAACAAAATCATATTGGAGTAATTGCTGGGAATTCGTTCAGAGATTTAAGAAGGTTAAAGTTGGTGGATCTCCGGGACAATGCCATTAAAACTCTCCCTTCTTTCCCAGCCATGATCACTCTTCATTTAAGTGACAATAAGCTATTATCTGTAAGAAACCAGAGTATAAATGCAACAATCCTTGTCTTGGAAAGAAACAGACTGGACAATCTGGGTGATCTTTATATTCTTTTACAAGTTCCAGATGTGAAGTATATCTTGTTAAGACAAAATCGTTTATCTTATTGTGTTAAAAGTGTTGATGTTATAGAAAATAACCAGTTAGTCTACTTGGATCTAGGAGAAAACATGTTAAAGCTTGTGTGGGACAGAGGTTTATGTTTGGATGTGTTCAGGGCACTTTCCAAACTAGAGGTGCTCCACCTGAATAACAACTACCTTACTACCCTTCCACAGGATATTTTTAGTGGTCTAACATCATTAAACAGACTTAACCTAGCCTCCAACCTGTTGTCTTATCTTTCTCCTGGTGTTTTCCCTGAGAGCCTAGAGACACTTAATATGTCTGAAAACCAACTTCTTTCACCTGCCCTTGAGCTCTTCATGACTTTGAGTATCCTGGATATAACAAATAACAGGTTTTTCTGTGATTGCAGTTTAAACACCTGGACAGCACGGTTAAATCAAACCAATGTGACCTTAGCTGGCTCAGAAAATGACACATACTGTATACTCCCACCTTTTTTAACAAGGGTTCCACTCTCTTCAGTGGCACTTGATGGCTGTAATGAAGACGAACTCCAGAAGCCTCTACAGTTCTCACTGTTCATCTTCACTTCAGTCACTCTGATAATGTTCCTAACAGCAGTCATCATTTTTAGTCACTTTCGGGGGACTTGTTTTGTCTGGTATAAGACCATCAAAGGTGCTATGCTAAAAGAACGTAAGCAAGCAATAGATACAAGTGCATATCAATATGATGCATATTTATGCTACAGCAACAGAGACTTTGAGTGGGTCCAAAATTCATTGATAAAGCACCTGGACTCTCAGTACTCTGAGAAAAACAGATTTACTTTGTGCTTTGAAGAGAGAGATTTCCTGCCTGGGGAGGAACAGATCACCAACATCCGTGATGCCATTTGGAACAGCAGGAAGACCATTTGCATTGTGACAAGGCAGTTCCTCAAGGATGGGTGGTGCGTGGAAGCCTTTAATTTTGCCCAGAGCAGATTCTTTTGTGACCTGCAAGATGTCCTCATTATGGTTGTGGTTGGGTCACTTTCTCAGTATCAGTTGATGAAATACAAACCGATTAGAGTCTTTGTGCAAAGGAGTCAGTACATGCAGTGGCCTGAAGACCATCAAGATGTAGACTGGTTTTTAAATAACCTTTCTCACcaaattctgaaagaaaaaaaagtgaaaaagaaaTCCAGTGTTATAGAAATGCAAACTGTAAGGACAATCTCGTAG
- the TLR5 gene encoding toll-like receptor 5 isoform X3: MLHHLVFLLGMSLVTKEIFAFTSCYSDGQIARYYFCNLTEVPPVPNNTVILWLNFNKIRQVNASSFPLLEQLQILEIGTQLVSSVTIGKAAFRNLPNLRNLDLGDNKILHLDPDAFVKLSNVQILRLYHNSLEESILEEDYLRDMISLEYLDLSGNKIKSLRPHRLFYRLKSLQIVDLKNNRIPILCEGNLDSFQGKFFTLFILSLNKLYYPISMDWAKCGNPFKNIALDTLDLGGNGWGVDIIQHFCTAVNGTSIVFLKLSHHIMGPGFGFKNLKDPDQDTFAGLARSGVRLLDISHGFIFSLNPYVFQSLGDLELLNLHNNKINQIQKQAFFGLGNLGTLNLSYNILGELYDYTFEGLQNVMHIDLQQNHIGVIAGNSFRDLRRLKLVDLRDNAIKTLPSFPAMITLHLSDNKLLSVRNQSINATILVLERNRLDNLGDLYILLQVPDVKYILLRQNRLSYCVKSVDVIENNQLVYLDLGENMLKLVWDRGLCLDVFRALSKLEVLHLNNNYLTTLPQDIFSGLTSLNRLNLASNLLSYLSPGVFPESLETLNMSENQLLSPALELFMTLSILDITNNRFFCDCSLNTWTARLNQTNVTLAGSENDTYCILPPFLTRVPLSSVALDGCNEDELQKPLQFSLFIFTSVTLIMFLTAVIIFSHFRGTCFVWYKTIKGAMLKERKQAIDTSAYQYDAYLCYSNRDFEWVQNSLIKHLDSQYSEKNRFTLCFEERDFLPGEEQITNIRDAIWNSRKTICIVTRQFLKDGWCVEAFNFAQSRFFCDLQDVLIMVVVGSLSQYQLMKYKPIRVFVQRSQYMQWPEDHQDVDWFLNNLSHQILKEKKVKKKSSVIEMQTVRTIS; the protein is encoded by the coding sequence ATGTTACATCATCTAGTATTTCTCTTAGGAATGTCACTGGTAACCAAAGAAATATTTGCATTTACAAGCTGCTATTCCGATGGCCAAATTGCCAGGTATTATTTTTGTAACCTCACCGAGGTTCCACCTGTGCCCAATAATACAGTTATACTCTGGCTAAATTTCAACAAAATCAGGCAAGTGAATGCATCCTCCTTCCCTCTGCTGGAACAGTTGCAGATTTTGGAAATTGGAACCCAGCTTGTTTCTTCTGTTACCATAGGGAAAGCAGCTTTTAGGAACCTGCCAAACCTTCGAAACTTAGATTTAGGAGACAATAAGATACTTCATCTCGATCCTGATGCTTTTGTGAAGTTGTCAAATGTACAAATACTCCGGCTATATCACAACAGTCTTGAGGAGTCCATTCTGGAAGAAGACTATCTTCGAGATATGATCTCCTTAGAATATTTGGATCTTTCTGGAAACAAGATCAAAAGCCTTCGCCCTCATCGCTTATTTTACCGTCTAAAATCCTTGCAAATTGTGGACCTGAAAAACAACCGGATACCCATCTTATGTGAAGGAAACCTTGATAGCTTCCAGGGAAAATTCTTCACGTTGTTTATTCtcagtttaaataaattatactACCCAATTTCTATGGACTGGGCCAAGTGTGGAAATCCTTTCAAAAACATAGCCCTGGACACCCTGGATCTTGGTGGCAATGGCTGGGGTGTAGATATAATCCAACACTTCTGCACAGCTGTGAATGGGACTTCAATTGTTTTTTTGAAGCTTAGCCATCACATAATGGGTCCAGGATTTGGCTTTAAGAACTTAAAAGATCCAGACCAAGATACATTTGCAGGGCTAGCAAGAAGTGGCGTTCGCTTACTGGATATTTCACatggttttattttctctctcaatcCCTATGTATTTCAGAGCCTTGGTGATCTGGAATTGCTGAACCTTCACAACAACAAGATAAATCAGATCCAAAAACAAGCATTTTTTGGTCTGGGAAACCTAGGAACTCTCAACCTGTCATATAACATTCTGGGGGAGCTCTACGATTATACTTTTGAGGGGCTTCAGAATGTGATGCATATTGATTTGCAACAAAATCATATTGGAGTAATTGCTGGGAATTCGTTCAGAGATTTAAGAAGGTTAAAGTTGGTGGATCTCCGGGACAATGCCATTAAAACTCTCCCTTCTTTCCCAGCCATGATCACTCTTCATTTAAGTGACAATAAGCTATTATCTGTAAGAAACCAGAGTATAAATGCAACAATCCTTGTCTTGGAAAGAAACAGACTGGACAATCTGGGTGATCTTTATATTCTTTTACAAGTTCCAGATGTGAAGTATATCTTGTTAAGACAAAATCGTTTATCTTATTGTGTTAAAAGTGTTGATGTTATAGAAAATAACCAGTTAGTCTACTTGGATCTAGGAGAAAACATGTTAAAGCTTGTGTGGGACAGAGGTTTATGTTTGGATGTGTTCAGGGCACTTTCCAAACTAGAGGTGCTCCACCTGAATAACAACTACCTTACTACCCTTCCACAGGATATTTTTAGTGGTCTAACATCATTAAACAGACTTAACCTAGCCTCCAACCTGTTGTCTTATCTTTCTCCTGGTGTTTTCCCTGAGAGCCTAGAGACACTTAATATGTCTGAAAACCAACTTCTTTCACCTGCCCTTGAGCTCTTCATGACTTTGAGTATCCTGGATATAACAAATAACAGGTTTTTCTGTGATTGCAGTTTAAACACCTGGACAGCACGGTTAAATCAAACCAATGTGACCTTAGCTGGCTCAGAAAATGACACATACTGTATACTCCCACCTTTTTTAACAAGGGTTCCACTCTCTTCAGTGGCACTTGATGGCTGTAATGAAGACGAACTCCAGAAGCCTCTACAGTTCTCACTGTTCATCTTCACTTCAGTCACTCTGATAATGTTCCTAACAGCAGTCATCATTTTTAGTCACTTTCGGGGGACTTGTTTTGTCTGGTATAAGACCATCAAAGGTGCTATGCTAAAAGAACGTAAGCAAGCAATAGATACAAGTGCATATCAATATGATGCATATTTATGCTACAGCAACAGAGACTTTGAGTGGGTCCAAAATTCATTGATAAAGCACCTGGACTCTCAGTACTCTGAGAAAAACAGATTTACTTTGTGCTTTGAAGAGAGAGATTTCCTGCCTGGGGAGGAACAGATCACCAACATCCGTGATGCCATTTGGAACAGCAGGAAGACCATTTGCATTGTGACAAGGCAGTTCCTCAAGGATGGGTGGTGCGTGGAAGCCTTTAATTTTGCCCAGAGCAGATTCTTTTGTGACCTGCAAGATGTCCTCATTATGGTTGTGGTTGGGTCACTTTCTCAGTATCAGTTGATGAAATACAAACCGATTAGAGTCTTTGTGCAAAGGAGTCAGTACATGCAGTGGCCTGAAGACCATCAAGATGTAGACTGGTTTTTAAATAACCTTTCTCACcaaattctgaaagaaaaaaaagtgaaaaagaaaTCCAGTGTTATAGAAATGCAAACTGTAAGGACAATCTCGTAG